One window of Leptospira yasudae genomic DNA carries:
- a CDS encoding TMEM43 family protein: protein MAFESPDGMSSTESVGFLSQMGNSFKSILTGIVLLPVSFIIIYNVETCEQASAALKNAVPAGQAKEGQPSYVTGTLKANSLGGEFVKSGPYISYAVSSEVYAWDEEVKTEGSGSNKKEVRNCVLEWTSSPENPSSFKLSGCRAKAYHRKSVKDQEDSANGGTITADGKNYAVNLSDVDFTSQVSSRDANEDEIISNGFVYADGYLHSSKSCAESEKEGCERVKVSVTPIPEGDMTFIGDVKGSKVGQFTSSEGNKFLNASVGGFAETMADIKSDDNTMKWVGRFIGFLAMFGSFTMMAGPLTSLLSFIPFLGDLGSGLIKVVLGVIAFVITAITILLIKFWYIWLILLLGGIGYAIYKKKYAPQSAGA from the coding sequence ATGGCGTTTGAAAGCCCGGACGGAATGTCCTCAACGGAGAGTGTAGGTTTCCTATCTCAAATGGGAAACTCGTTTAAGAGTATTCTTACAGGAATCGTCTTGTTACCGGTGTCGTTTATCATTATTTACAACGTGGAAACCTGCGAGCAGGCGAGCGCCGCATTGAAGAACGCGGTTCCGGCGGGCCAAGCAAAAGAAGGTCAGCCTTCTTACGTGACTGGAACCTTAAAGGCGAACTCGCTCGGCGGAGAATTCGTAAAATCGGGTCCGTATATTTCGTATGCGGTGAGTTCCGAAGTGTATGCGTGGGACGAAGAAGTAAAGACCGAAGGTTCGGGAAGCAATAAGAAAGAAGTGAGAAACTGCGTTTTGGAATGGACCTCTTCTCCGGAAAATCCTTCCAGCTTTAAACTCTCCGGTTGTCGCGCGAAAGCCTATCATAGAAAATCCGTAAAAGATCAGGAAGATTCCGCGAACGGTGGAACGATCACTGCGGACGGTAAGAATTACGCGGTGAATTTAAGCGACGTTGATTTCACTTCGCAGGTTTCTTCGAGAGACGCGAACGAAGACGAAATCATTTCCAACGGTTTCGTTTATGCGGACGGTTATCTCCATAGCTCCAAGTCTTGTGCGGAATCCGAAAAGGAAGGCTGCGAACGAGTGAAGGTTTCCGTAACTCCGATTCCGGAAGGCGATATGACGTTTATCGGAGACGTGAAGGGTTCGAAAGTCGGTCAGTTCACTTCTTCGGAAGGAAATAAATTCTTGAATGCGAGCGTGGGTGGTTTTGCGGAAACGATGGCGGATATCAAGTCCGACGATAATACGATGAAATGGGTCGGAAGATTTATCGGCTTTCTCGCGATGTTTGGGAGTTTTACTATGATGGCCGGTCCTCTGACTTCCCTGCTCAGCTTTATTCCGTTTCTTGGGGATTTGGGCAGCGGTCTGATCAAGGTAGTTTTAGGAGTGATCGCCTTTGTCATCACGGCGATCACCATTCTTCTGATTAAATTCTGGTATATCTGGTTGATTCTCCTTTTGGGAGGAATCGGATATGCGATCTACAAGAAGAAATACGCGCCTCAAAGCGCTGGTGCATAG